In the genome of Polaribacter sp. MED152, one region contains:
- a CDS encoding M1 family aminopeptidase, which yields MFSTIYKQELKYWFGRPAFYIYLAIFIFLAFFFSATSAGIWDFLTVTTGSSRIVNSPIGVNGLFNGLTTFIFFLFPSIIGVSVYRDYKSEMHTILYSYPFTKANYLFAKFLSGITVVSIIVLGIGLGMIIGFRFPGTNPDIVGPFNFLTYVKTYLLFILPNVVFFGAIVFAIVTFTRNIAAGFITVIILMFAQAVVVSNLVEADYKMLAAILDPFGSASITYYTEYWTMSEQNSMQIPVESMIIYNRVLWLVISALVFGLVYKFFSFSQNAFSLSFKKVKGERIIKRNYSGITKINLPKVTHDYSFTQNLKATWKLSNIDFKYIIKSWPFISIVLVGVLLIVVGLFTVGNIFGTQTLPVTWQMLNGGGVFVLSINICTFLYAGLLVQRAQIARVNHLVDATTIPNWSLLFSKLIALLKMQLVLVTVVLVSGIIFQIYKGYYNFEIGHYIYELYVLDFINYVVWALLALFIQTLIRNPYLGLFALLIIAIGMPLLSFIGVDEAIFKYNEGPGFSYSDMNGYGFSLGPYLWYKTYWILGGITLIIVALTFWVRGIPFSFAERLSIAKNRFTGKIATTFIVFLVAFLGLGFTIFKENNIDNERISSKEIEKRRVEWEKKYKKYENYKQPRIIAVKTDVDIFPKERVFNASAVLKMVNKTDKAIDSVFLNHNSLKSTFEFTKPNQLVLEDTIHNFDIYKFDTPILPGDTLALKVTVESDKNTMFRKNSPINENGTFINNGMFPSLGYSSAGELTDNQTRKKYDLPRNDLRPYPSDSTALGNTYISKDSDWIDFEATVSTSEDQIAIAPGYLQKEWTENGRRYFHYKMDSKILNFYAFNSARYEVKKEMYKGISLEIYYHKGHEFNLDRMMKGMKASLDYNSENFSPYQHKQVRIIEFPKTSGTFAQSFPNTIPFSESIGFIADVDDESDDGVDYPYAVTVHEVAHQWWAHQVIGADVLGATMLSESMSEYVALKVLEQELGKSKMRTFLKEALDGYLQQRTFESKREKPLMYNDGQGYIRYQKGSLVFYALGDYIGDENLNGALKRYVEKVKFQEPPYTTSVEMVNYIREVTPDSLQYIIKDMFETITLYKNRIVEVETTALDNGKFQVDIEFEVAKYRNDEKGKKYFGEKEGDTLVYKNPNTDKDVLSTKLNDYIDIGVFAEEEIDGVKKEKEIYLKKHKITAINNKITIIVDEKPSEVGVDPYNKLIDTKSDDNRKKI from the coding sequence ATGTTTTCTACAATATATAAACAAGAATTAAAGTACTGGTTTGGCAGGCCAGCTTTCTATATTTACTTAGCTATATTTATATTTTTAGCTTTCTTTTTCTCAGCCACATCTGCTGGAATTTGGGATTTTCTAACAGTAACTACTGGTTCTTCTCGAATTGTAAATTCACCCATAGGTGTAAATGGTTTATTTAATGGTTTAACCACATTTATATTCTTTTTATTTCCATCTATAATTGGTGTTTCTGTCTACAGAGACTATAAAAGTGAAATGCATACCATATTGTATTCTTACCCTTTTACCAAAGCAAATTATTTATTTGCTAAGTTTTTAAGTGGTATAACAGTAGTTTCAATTATTGTTTTAGGCATTGGTTTAGGTATGATTATTGGTTTTAGGTTTCCAGGCACAAATCCAGATATTGTTGGGCCTTTTAACTTCTTAACATATGTAAAAACCTATTTACTTTTTATTTTACCAAATGTTGTTTTCTTTGGTGCTATTGTTTTTGCAATTGTAACTTTTACAAGAAATATTGCAGCTGGTTTTATAACAGTTATAATTTTAATGTTTGCGCAGGCTGTAGTTGTTAGCAATTTAGTAGAAGCAGATTATAAAATGCTAGCAGCTATTCTAGATCCTTTTGGTTCTGCATCCATTACTTACTACACAGAATATTGGACCATGTCTGAGCAAAATAGCATGCAAATTCCAGTAGAATCTATGATTATTTACAATCGTGTTTTGTGGTTGGTAATTTCAGCATTAGTTTTTGGTCTGGTCTATAAGTTCTTTTCTTTTAGTCAAAACGCATTTTCATTATCCTTTAAAAAAGTAAAAGGAGAACGTATTATAAAAAGAAATTACAGTGGAATTACAAAAATTAACTTGCCAAAAGTCACTCACGATTATTCTTTTACTCAAAACTTAAAAGCTACTTGGAAACTTTCTAATATAGATTTTAAGTACATTATTAAAAGTTGGCCTTTTATATCAATAGTATTAGTAGGCGTTCTTTTAATTGTAGTGGGTCTTTTTACAGTTGGTAATATTTTTGGAACCCAAACCTTACCTGTTACTTGGCAAATGTTAAATGGTGGAGGTGTCTTTGTTTTATCAATAAATATCTGTACGTTTTTGTATGCAGGTTTATTGGTGCAAAGAGCGCAAATTGCAAGAGTAAATCATTTGGTAGATGCAACCACAATTCCTAATTGGTCTTTATTATTTTCTAAGTTAATTGCCTTGTTGAAAATGCAATTGGTATTGGTAACTGTAGTTTTAGTATCAGGAATCATTTTTCAAATTTACAAAGGGTATTACAATTTCGAAATTGGGCATTATATTTATGAACTTTATGTTTTAGATTTTATAAATTATGTTGTTTGGGCCTTGTTAGCCTTATTTATTCAAACGCTAATTAGAAATCCATATTTAGGGCTTTTTGCTTTGTTAATCATAGCAATAGGAATGCCATTATTATCTTTTATTGGTGTAGATGAAGCAATATTTAAATATAATGAAGGGCCAGGTTTTAGTTATTCAGATATGAATGGTTATGGCTTTTCTTTAGGACCTTACTTATGGTATAAAACGTATTGGATTCTTGGAGGTATTACTTTAATTATTGTAGCCCTTACGTTTTGGGTTCGTGGAATTCCTTTTTCTTTTGCAGAAAGATTATCAATTGCTAAAAACCGATTTACAGGTAAAATTGCAACTACTTTTATCGTTTTTTTGGTAGCTTTCTTAGGTTTAGGTTTTACCATTTTTAAAGAAAATAATATTGATAATGAAAGGATATCGTCTAAAGAAATCGAAAAACGGAGAGTTGAATGGGAAAAGAAATATAAAAAATACGAAAACTACAAACAACCAAGAATAATAGCTGTAAAAACAGATGTAGATATATTTCCAAAAGAAAGAGTCTTTAATGCTTCTGCAGTATTAAAAATGGTAAACAAAACAGACAAGGCTATAGATAGTGTGTTTTTAAATCATAATTCATTAAAAAGTACTTTCGAGTTTACAAAACCAAATCAATTGGTTTTAGAAGACACCATTCATAATTTTGATATTTATAAGTTTGATACTCCAATACTTCCTGGAGACACGTTGGCACTAAAAGTTACTGTAGAAAGTGATAAGAATACCATGTTTAGAAAAAACTCTCCTATTAATGAAAACGGAACTTTTATTAATAATGGTATGTTTCCTTCTTTAGGATATTCTTCTGCAGGAGAATTAACAGACAATCAAACTCGTAAAAAGTACGATTTACCTAGAAATGATTTACGTCCTTATCCTTCAGATTCGACAGCTTTAGGTAATACATATATTTCTAAAGATTCAGATTGGATTGATTTTGAAGCAACAGTTTCTACCTCAGAAGATCAAATTGCAATTGCTCCTGGTTATTTGCAAAAAGAATGGACAGAAAATGGGCGAAGATATTTCCATTACAAGATGGATAGTAAAATACTAAATTTTTATGCCTTTAACTCTGCTAGATACGAAGTGAAAAAAGAGATGTATAAAGGCATTAGCCTTGAGATATATTATCATAAAGGGCATGAATTTAATTTAGATAGAATGATGAAAGGTATGAAAGCATCATTAGATTATAATTCAGAAAACTTTAGTCCTTATCAACACAAACAAGTAAGAATTATTGAGTTTCCAAAAACGTCAGGAACTTTTGCACAATCTTTTCCAAACACAATTCCATTTTCAGAAAGCATTGGTTTTATTGCAGATGTAGATGATGAAAGTGATGATGGTGTAGATTATCCTTATGCAGTAACAGTACATGAAGTTGCACATCAATGGTGGGCTCATCAAGTAATAGGTGCAGATGTTTTAGGTGCAACTATGTTGTCTGAAAGTATGTCTGAGTATGTTGCACTAAAAGTGCTTGAACAGGAATTAGGTAAATCTAAAATGAGAACCTTTTTAAAAGAAGCTTTAGATGGTTATTTACAACAAAGAACTTTTGAGAGTAAACGTGAAAAGCCTTTAATGTATAATGATGGTCAAGGTTATATACGTTATCAAAAAGGATCTCTGGTGTTTTATGCTCTGGGTGATTATATAGGTGATGAAAATTTAAATGGTGCTTTAAAAAGATACGTGGAAAAAGTAAAATTTCAAGAACCACCTTACACAACATCAGTAGAAATGGTAAATTATATAAGAGAAGTTACCCCAGATTCTTTACAATATATTATTAAAGATATGTTCGAAACCATTACACTATATAAAAATAGAATTGTAGAAGTAGAAACAACAGCGCTTGACAATGGTAAATTTCAGGTAGATATAGAGTTTGAAGTTGCCAAGTATAGAAATGATGAAAAAGGTAAAAAATACTTTGGAGAAAAAGAGGGTGATACTTTAGTTTATAAAAACCCAAATACAGATAAGGATGTACTTTCTACCAAATTAAATGATTACATAGATATAGGTGTTTTCGCTGAAGAAGAAATTGATGGTGTTAAAAAAGAAAAGGAAATTTACCTAAAAAAGCATAAGATTACAGCAATAAATAATAAAATTACCATAATTGTAGATGAAAAACCCTCAGAGGTTGGTGTAGATCCATACAATAAGTTAATAGATACAAAGTCAGATGATAATCGAAAGAAAATTTAA
- a CDS encoding DoxX family membrane protein, giving the protein MKKYILIILKMIAVIIMLQTLLFKFSAADQSVELFSKLAGKDEAYLRVGTGIIELIASILLYIPKTTWLGALLTMGVMTGAILGHITKIGINHNNDHGLLFGAAVYIFIISAIILFKERKQIPFFGNQSE; this is encoded by the coding sequence ATGAAAAAATACATACTAATCATTTTAAAAATGATTGCTGTAATTATAATGCTGCAGACATTACTTTTTAAATTTTCTGCTGCAGACCAAAGTGTTGAACTGTTTAGCAAATTAGCTGGTAAAGATGAAGCTTACTTAAGAGTTGGAACAGGCATAATTGAACTAATAGCATCCATACTATTATATATACCAAAAACAACTTGGTTAGGAGCGCTTTTAACTATGGGAGTTATGACAGGTGCAATTTTAGGGCACATTACTAAAATTGGCATCAACCATAATAACGACCATGGCTTATTGTTTGGAGCAGCTGTTTACATTTTTATTATATCAGCTATTATTCTATTTAAGGAAAGAAAACAAATTCCATTTTTTGGTAATCAATCAGAATAA
- the dapA gene encoding 4-hydroxy-tetrahydrodipicolinate synthase has translation MQKFVGTGVALITPFKEDLSVNIEALKKLVNFNIENGTNYLVINGTTGESATITKEEKQLIIDVIIKENNKRVPLVLGVGGNNTTEVVKELKTRDFTGIDGVLSVAPYYSKPTQEGFYQHYKALAEATELPIILYNVPGRTAKNMEPSTTIRLANDFENIVGVKEAGNIQQQYNSLLKDKPEDFLIISGDDDLALGVALAGGSGVISVIGQAFPAEFSKMIQLGLEGKNKEAYKIHFKLMDIIDYIFEENNPAGIKTVLQELNICGNDVRLPLVKASSQLSEKIANYVANF, from the coding sequence ATGCAAAAATTTGTTGGTACAGGAGTAGCGTTAATTACGCCCTTTAAGGAAGATTTATCTGTAAATATAGAAGCACTTAAAAAATTAGTGAACTTCAACATTGAAAATGGTACAAATTACTTGGTTATAAATGGCACAACAGGTGAAAGTGCAACTATTACTAAAGAAGAAAAGCAACTTATTATAGATGTAATTATTAAAGAGAACAATAAGAGAGTTCCTTTAGTATTAGGTGTTGGTGGTAATAATACAACAGAGGTTGTAAAAGAACTTAAAACCAGAGATTTTACTGGTATAGATGGTGTTTTGTCTGTAGCTCCTTATTACAGTAAACCAACTCAAGAAGGTTTCTATCAGCATTATAAAGCATTAGCAGAAGCAACAGAATTGCCAATTATCTTATACAATGTTCCTGGCAGAACTGCTAAAAATATGGAACCATCAACAACAATTAGGTTGGCAAACGATTTTGAAAATATTGTAGGAGTTAAAGAAGCTGGTAATATTCAACAACAATACAACAGTCTCTTAAAAGATAAACCAGAAGATTTCTTAATTATTTCTGGAGACGATGATTTAGCATTAGGAGTGGCCTTAGCAGGTGGTTCAGGAGTTATCTCTGTAATTGGTCAGGCTTTTCCAGCTGAATTTTCAAAAATGATTCAATTAGGTTTAGAAGGTAAAAATAAAGAGGCTTATAAAATACACTTTAAGCTTATGGATATTATCGACTATATTTTTGAAGAAAATAATCCTGCAGGAATTAAAACTGTACTACAAGAATTAAATATTTGTGGTAATGACGTGCGTTTACCATTGGTAAAAGCAAGTAGTCAACTGTCAGAAAAGATAGCAAACTACGTAGCTAACTTTTAA
- a CDS encoding outer membrane protein assembly factor BamD, giving the protein MQKIKNLAYLLALSLLLYSCGEYQKVLNKGSVEEKYKMAVKMYETKKFSKALRLFEKVTPAYRGKPQMERIQFMVAQSNFNVKNYTTAGYYFDRFTKNYPSSSKNEEAAFLSAYSYKLASPVSSKDPTDTRKALESFQMFINNYPDSDKIEEANQHYKELRYKLQKKYFDIAKVYYTTADYDMRNYKAAIQAFDNLLADYLGSEFKEEALFYRLKAAHDFVLKSTERRKPERIKDAIEAYDKLVRNYPESQYLEEANEMLTTLQKEDVRVAALMAKVKEIEKGKVLNNN; this is encoded by the coding sequence ATGCAAAAAATTAAAAATTTAGCGTATTTATTGGCTTTAAGTCTTTTATTATACTCTTGTGGTGAATACCAAAAAGTGTTAAATAAAGGTAGTGTAGAAGAAAAATACAAGATGGCCGTAAAAATGTACGAAACAAAAAAGTTTAGCAAGGCATTGCGTTTGTTCGAAAAAGTTACACCAGCTTACAGAGGTAAACCACAAATGGAGCGTATTCAGTTTATGGTTGCACAATCTAATTTTAATGTAAAAAATTACACAACTGCTGGTTATTATTTTGATCGTTTTACAAAAAACTATCCAAGTAGCTCTAAAAACGAAGAGGCTGCTTTTTTATCTGCCTATAGTTACAAACTAGCTTCACCAGTTTCAAGTAAAGACCCTACAGATACAAGAAAAGCATTAGAGTCTTTTCAAATGTTTATCAATAATTATCCAGATTCTGACAAAATAGAAGAAGCAAATCAACACTATAAAGAGTTAAGATACAAGCTACAGAAAAAATATTTTGATATTGCAAAGGTGTATTACACTACCGCAGATTATGATATGAGAAACTATAAAGCAGCTATACAAGCTTTCGATAATTTATTAGCAGATTATTTAGGATCTGAATTTAAAGAAGAAGCTTTGTTTTATAGATTAAAAGCAGCACATGATTTTGTATTAAAGAGTACAGAAAGAAGAAAACCAGAAAGAATTAAAGATGCTATTGAAGCATATGATAAATTAGTAAGAAATTACCCAGAATCTCAGTACTTAGAAGAGGCTAATGAGATGTTGACTACCTTGCAAAAAGAAGATGTAAGAGTGGCTGCATTAATGGCTAAAGTAAAAGAAATAGAAAAAGGTAAGGTTTTAAATAATAATTAA
- a CDS encoding DNA-directed RNA polymerase subunit omega — MDYKDTKAAISTITYNKNEIEAPTENIYEAISIIAKRANQINSDLKKELVDKLDEFATYNDSLEEVFENKEQIEVSKFYERLPKPTAIAVEEWLNDKVYYRTPEAE, encoded by the coding sequence ATGGATTATAAAGACACAAAAGCAGCTATAAGTACTATTACTTATAACAAGAACGAGATTGAAGCACCTACTGAAAATATCTACGAAGCAATTTCTATAATTGCAAAAAGAGCAAATCAAATCAATTCTGATTTAAAGAAAGAGTTAGTAGATAAATTAGATGAGTTTGCTACTTATAATGATAGTTTAGAAGAGGTTTTTGAAAACAAAGAACAAATAGAAGTTTCTAAATTTTACGAGCGTTTGCCAAAGCCAACTGCAATTGCAGTAGAGGAGTGGTTAAATGATAAAGTATATTACAGAACTCCAGAAGCAGAATAA
- the coaBC gene encoding bifunctional phosphopantothenoylcysteine decarboxylase/phosphopantothenate--cysteine ligase CoaBC, with protein sequence MSVLSGKKILLGITAGIAAYKTASLVRLLIKLDADVKVIMTPASKDFITPLTLTTLSKNPVNSAFYDKEDENEVWNNHVDLGLWADYFLIAPATANTLSKMANGVCDNLLLATYLSAKCPVYFAPAMDLDMYKHPSTKESLSKLQSYQNVMIPATSGELASGLVGEGRMAEPEDIVSFIENDVLSKLPLKGKKVLITAGPTYEAIDPVRFIGNHSSGKMGFAIAKTAANLGAEVYLISGPSHQKIKHSLVKRIDVVSAEDMYIEAHKHFEEVDIAILSAAVADYKPKNIADQKIKKKDTSLTIELAPTKDILASLGAIKKDQFLVGFALETNNEVENAIGKIKRKNLDAIVLNSLKDKGAGFATNTNKITIIDKDFNQKPFDLKSKDEVAKDIINEIILKLHA encoded by the coding sequence ATGTCTGTTTTAAGTGGTAAAAAAATTCTTTTAGGCATTACTGCAGGAATTGCTGCTTACAAAACAGCCAGTTTAGTTCGCTTACTTATAAAATTAGACGCAGATGTTAAAGTAATTATGACACCTGCGTCTAAAGATTTTATAACACCTCTTACACTTACCACACTTTCTAAAAACCCTGTTAATTCTGCTTTTTATGATAAAGAAGATGAAAACGAGGTTTGGAATAATCACGTAGATTTAGGCCTTTGGGCCGATTATTTTTTAATTGCACCTGCAACTGCAAACACACTTTCCAAAATGGCAAATGGTGTTTGTGATAATTTGTTGTTAGCTACATATTTATCTGCTAAATGTCCTGTTTATTTTGCACCAGCTATGGATTTGGACATGTATAAACATCCTTCTACAAAAGAAAGTTTGTCCAAACTTCAATCGTACCAAAATGTAATGATTCCTGCTACTTCTGGAGAATTAGCAAGTGGTTTGGTTGGTGAAGGTAGAATGGCTGAGCCAGAAGATATTGTATCATTCATAGAAAATGATGTACTTTCTAAATTACCATTAAAAGGTAAAAAAGTATTGATTACTGCAGGGCCAACTTACGAGGCTATAGATCCTGTTCGATTTATAGGAAATCATTCTTCAGGTAAAATGGGTTTTGCAATTGCTAAAACTGCTGCTAATTTAGGAGCTGAGGTTTATTTAATTTCAGGGCCAAGTCATCAGAAAATAAAACATTCTTTGGTAAAGAGAATAGATGTGGTTTCTGCTGAAGATATGTATATTGAAGCACATAAGCATTTTGAGGAGGTTGATATTGCTATCTTATCTGCAGCAGTTGCAGATTATAAACCAAAAAATATAGCAGATCAGAAAATAAAAAAGAAAGATACTTCGTTAACTATTGAGCTAGCACCAACAAAAGATATTTTAGCCTCATTAGGTGCTATAAAAAAAGATCAATTTTTAGTTGGCTTTGCATTAGAAACAAATAATGAAGTTGAGAATGCTATTGGCAAAATAAAAAGAAAAAACTTAGATGCCATAGTTTTAAACTCGCTAAAAGATAAAGGTGCTGGGTTTGCAACGAATACAAATAAAATTACTATTATTGATAAAGATTTTAATCAGAAACCATTCGATTTAAAGTCTAAAGATGAGGTTGCTAAAGACATCATCAATGAAATTATACTAAAGTTACATGCGTAA
- a CDS encoding DUF4835 family protein produces MRKLILLLTLFFVAFNSNSQELNCLVKINYEQIAGSNRQVFVTLENALSEFINKTKWTERVVQAEERVDCAMNIIITSRNDNTFNATIQVQSSRPIYGSSYLTPILNIKDNDFTFRYNEFDPLNYNRNAFDSNLISTIVFYVYTILGVDADTFSKFGGDYELKEAQNVMLQAQQSGIASWQNVVGKQNRYLLIDNLLAPKLKKYREVMYDYHIKGMDNFVSNKEFAKQTIETSVLSMEQLFNKTVGNYLIRIFFDAKANEIVNIYSDGPRTKNSSNVSTTLKRISPNNNAKWRNIE; encoded by the coding sequence ATGCGTAAATTAATTCTTCTATTAACCTTGTTTTTTGTGGCATTCAATAGCAATTCGCAAGAATTGAATTGTTTGGTGAAAATAAATTATGAGCAAATTGCAGGTTCAAATAGACAGGTTTTTGTAACCTTAGAAAATGCACTTTCAGAATTTATCAATAAAACAAAATGGACAGAAAGAGTTGTTCAGGCTGAAGAACGAGTAGATTGTGCAATGAATATTATCATCACCTCTAGAAATGATAATACGTTTAATGCAACAATTCAGGTGCAATCATCAAGACCAATTTATGGTTCTAGCTATTTAACACCAATTTTAAATATTAAGGATAACGATTTTACATTTCGTTATAATGAGTTTGATCCTCTAAATTATAACAGAAACGCTTTCGATAGTAATTTAATATCTACCATTGTTTTTTATGTTTACACAATTTTAGGAGTAGATGCAGATACTTTTTCTAAATTTGGTGGCGATTATGAGTTGAAAGAAGCTCAAAATGTGATGTTGCAAGCACAGCAAAGTGGTATTGCATCTTGGCAAAATGTAGTTGGTAAACAAAATAGATATTTATTGATTGATAATTTGTTAGCTCCTAAACTTAAAAAGTATAGAGAGGTGATGTATGATTACCATATAAAAGGGATGGATAATTTTGTGTCGAACAAAGAATTTGCCAAACAAACCATAGAAACTAGTGTGCTCTCTATGGAGCAGTTGTTCAATAAAACAGTGGGTAATTACTTAATTCGAATCTTTTTTGATGCAAAAGCCAATGAAATTGTAAATATATATTCAGATGGCCCAAGAACTAAAAATAGTTCTAATGTTAGTACTACATTAAAAAGAATTTCTCCAAATAATAACGCAAAGTGGAGAAATATTGAATAA
- the recN gene encoding DNA repair protein RecN encodes MLTQLSINNYALINQLAIDFSSGLSIITGETGAGKSILLGALGLVLGNRADLSSLKDTTKKCVVEAKVAIESYNLISFFNEVDLDYEAETIIRREILPSGKSRAFVNDTPVKLSVLNELRVKLIDVHSQHQTMQLSDNGFQFTILDALAKNKAELEKYAVQFKRLNQLKKEFQELEQSQKEANQKHDYNLHLFNELDEANLKADEQEDLEEKLEKLNNIEDIKLNISEALEISENDEIGIQNLLNTLENRLSKIAGFSKEYQNLSERVTSVKIEFDDIVSELENANENVDFNPNEIEELNDRLQLIYNLQKKHYVNSNQELLAVLEELSTKVSQVENAEETINNKKKEIEEVSKKLDAIASIISKNRTKAIPNLTKELETLLADLGMENARFSIKVNSGKTYFANGKDELSFLFSANKGGNFGELKKVASGGELSRIMLSVKKVLSANTQLPTIIFDEIDTGVSGEVSNKIAAIMQQMSNNMQVIAITHLPQIAAKGVNHYKVFKKDENGITTTNLKQLSNEERVVEIAEMLSGKDISDSALTHAKELLN; translated from the coding sequence TTGCTTACACAACTTTCTATAAATAACTACGCTTTAATCAATCAATTAGCTATTGATTTTTCTTCTGGTTTGTCTATTATAACAGGAGAAACTGGAGCAGGAAAATCTATCTTGTTAGGTGCTTTAGGTTTGGTTTTGGGTAACAGAGCAGATTTATCTTCTTTAAAAGATACTACTAAAAAGTGTGTAGTAGAAGCTAAGGTTGCTATAGAAAGTTACAATTTAATAAGCTTTTTTAATGAAGTTGATTTAGATTACGAAGCAGAAACCATTATAAGAAGAGAAATTTTGCCTTCTGGTAAATCAAGGGCTTTTGTAAACGATACACCAGTAAAGTTAAGTGTGTTAAATGAGTTGAGGGTAAAGTTGATTGATGTTCATTCTCAACATCAAACCATGCAATTATCAGATAATGGTTTTCAATTTACTATTCTTGATGCACTTGCTAAAAATAAGGCTGAATTAGAAAAATATGCTGTTCAATTCAAGAGGCTAAATCAATTAAAGAAAGAATTTCAGGAGTTAGAACAATCTCAAAAAGAGGCCAATCAAAAACATGATTATAATTTGCATTTGTTTAATGAGTTAGATGAAGCAAATTTAAAAGCCGATGAACAAGAAGATTTAGAGGAAAAATTAGAAAAGCTTAATAATATTGAAGATATTAAACTTAATATTTCTGAGGCTTTAGAAATTTCTGAGAATGATGAAATTGGTATTCAAAACTTACTAAACACTTTAGAAAACAGGTTGTCTAAAATCGCGGGTTTTTCTAAAGAATATCAAAACTTATCAGAAAGAGTAACTTCTGTAAAAATTGAGTTTGATGATATTGTTTCTGAATTAGAAAATGCAAATGAAAATGTAGATTTTAATCCGAATGAAATAGAGGAGCTAAATGATAGATTACAGTTAATTTACAACTTGCAGAAAAAGCATTATGTAAATTCAAATCAAGAATTATTAGCTGTTTTAGAAGAATTATCCACTAAAGTTTCTCAAGTCGAAAATGCTGAAGAAACTATTAATAATAAAAAGAAAGAAATTGAAGAAGTCTCTAAAAAGTTAGATGCTATTGCTTCAATCATTTCAAAAAATAGAACCAAGGCTATACCTAATTTAACCAAAGAGTTAGAAACTCTTTTAGCAGATTTAGGTATGGAAAATGCACGTTTTTCAATAAAAGTAAATTCTGGCAAAACTTATTTCGCAAATGGTAAAGATGAACTTTCATTTTTATTTTCGGCAAATAAAGGAGGGAATTTTGGCGAATTAAAAAAAGTAGCTTCTGGTGGTGAATTGTCTAGAATAATGCTTTCTGTAAAGAAGGTGTTGTCTGCAAATACACAGTTACCAACCATTATTTTCGATGAAATAGACACAGGAGTTTCAGGTGAAGTTTCTAACAAAATAGCAGCTATTATGCAGCAGATGAGTAATAATATGCAAGTTATCGCTATTACCCATTTACCACAAATTGCAGCAAAAGGTGTTAATCATTACAAAGTATTTAAGAAAGACGAGAATGGTATTACCACAACAAATTTAAAACAACTTTCTAATGAAGAAAGAGTTGTAGAAATTGCAGAAATGTTAAGTGGTAAAGACATTTCAGATTCAGCTTTAACACATGCCAAAGAGTTATTAAATTAA
- a CDS encoding enoyl-ACP reductase → MYNLLKGKRGIIFGALNEQSIAWKVAERAHEEGATFVLTNAPIALRMGELNALAEKTNSQVIGADATSMDDLNNLVEKSMEILGGKIDFVLHSIGMSVNVRKGKHYTDPKYDFTTKGWDISAVSFHKVMNVLYNKNAMSEWGSIVALTYMAAQRVFPDYNDMADNKAYLESIARSFGYFFGRDHKVRVNTISQSPTPTTAGSGVKGFDGFIEYAEKMSPLGNATALECADYTITMFSDLTKKVTLQNLFHDGGFSNMGVSDPVMDKFVGEE, encoded by the coding sequence ATGTATAATTTATTAAAAGGAAAAAGAGGAATTATTTTTGGAGCTTTAAATGAGCAATCAATTGCTTGGAAAGTTGCTGAAAGAGCACATGAAGAAGGTGCAACTTTCGTTTTAACAAATGCACCAATTGCTTTAAGAATGGGCGAGTTAAATGCTTTAGCAGAAAAAACAAATTCTCAGGTTATAGGAGCAGATGCAACATCTATGGATGATTTAAACAATCTAGTAGAAAAGTCTATGGAGATTCTTGGAGGTAAAATAGACTTTGTTTTACATTCAATTGGTATGTCTGTAAACGTGCGTAAAGGAAAACATTATACAGATCCTAAATACGATTTCACTACAAAAGGTTGGGATATTTCAGCAGTATCTTTTCATAAAGTAATGAATGTTTTATACAACAAAAATGCCATGAGTGAGTGGGGTTCTATTGTAGCTTTAACATATATGGCAGCTCAAAGAGTATTTCCAGATTATAATGATATGGCAGATAATAAAGCATATTTAGAGAGTATTGCACGTAGTTTTGGGTACTTCTTTGGTAGAGATCACAAAGTTCGTGTAAACACAATTTCTCAATCACCAACACCTACTACTGCAGGAAGTGGAGTAAAAGGTTTTGATGGTTTTATAGAGTATGCAGAAAAAATGAGTCCATTGGGTAATGCAACTGCTTTAGAATGTGCTGACTATACTATTACTATGTTCTCAGATTTAACTAAAAAAGTAACTTTACAAAACTTGTTTCATGATGGAGGTTTCTCTAACATGGGTGTAAGCGATCCTGTAATGGATAAATTTGTAGGCGAAGAATAA